The DNA sequence ACTGGGCACTCCCGGCGGCCGAACACGGCGTCGACTTCCTCCTGAACGCCCACCGCGCCGACGACGGCGGCTACCACTGGCTCCTCGACGGGACGGAGCCGGTCGACAGCCACCGGTCGGCCTATGGCCACGCCTTCGCCCTGCTCGCGCTCGCGGAGGCGACGAGCGTCGGCATCGACGGTGCCCGCGAGGCACTCGACGAAACCTACGAGGTCGTCGACGAGCACTTCTGGGAAGCGAGTCAGGGACTCTGCCGGAGCGACCTCGACGCCGACTGGGAACCCCAAGAGTCCTACCGCGGCCAGAACGCCAATATGCACGCCTGCGAGGCCCACCTCGCGGCGTACGACGCCACGGGCGACGAGCGGTATCTCGACCGCGCGACGCGCATCGCCCGGCGGCTCACCGTCGACCTCGCGGGCGAAACGGGCGGTCGCATCTGGGAGCACTACACGACCGACTGGACGCACGACTTCGACTACAACCGCGACGACAAACGCCACCAGTTCCGGCCGTGGGGCTACCAGCCGGGCCACCACGCCGAGTGGGCGAAGCTCCTGACCGAACTCTCGCACCATACCGACGCTACGTGGCCGCTCGAACGCGCCGAGGACCTCTTCGCTCATACTGTCGGCGACGGCTGGGACGACGAGCACGGCGGGCTGGTCTACACGCACAACCCCGACGGTGAGACCATCGTCGCCGACAAGTACGGCTGGCCGGTCGCCGAGGCTATCGGCGCGGCCGCCCGCCTCGCCGACGCGACGGGCGAGGAGTGGTACGTCGAGTGGTACGACCGCCTCTGGACCTACGCCGTCGAGAACCTCGTCGCGCCCGGTGGGAACTGGTACGCGAAGCTGACGCCCGACAACGAGCCGGTCGACACCGACGACGGTCCGGCCGTCGAACCGGGCTACCATCCGGTCGGGGCGGTGGAGGCGTCGCTGGCGGTGTTCGACGAATAAAAAAAGCGAGCCGTTCAGCCGGGCTACAGTCGCGGCTCGGACGACTCCATCTCGGCGAGCGAGCGGTTTCTGAGTGCCATGCCCGTCTCGCTGTCGAAGATGTGGATGGCGTCTTCGGAGAAGCGTGCGACGACGGGCTGTCCCGGCTCGACCGAGCGCATCCCGCCGACCGTGGCGACGAACGAGTGTTCTTCCTCCGGCGAGAAGGAGAGATAGACGTTGTTCTCGTTGCCCATCGGCTCGACCACGTCGACGACCGTCTCGAAGTCGTGGCTGTCGGTCGCCTCGCTCACGACCTCGATGTCTTCGGGACGGATGCCGAGCGTGACGTGGCTCGCGTCGCCGACGGCCTCACGGGTCTCGTCGGAGAGCGGGTAGGCGAAGTCGTCGCCGACGATTCTGTCTCCCTGCACCTCCATCTCGAAGAAGTTCATCGACGGCTCGCCGATGAAGCCCGCGACGAAGCGGTTCGCGGGTTTGTGGTAGACCTCAAGCGGCGTGCCGACCTGCTGGAGTTGGCCGCCGTCGAGGATGGCGATACGGTCGCCCATCGTCATCGCCTCCGTCTGGTCGTGGGTGACGTAGACGGTGGTCGTGTCGAGGTCCTCCTGGATGCGCTGGAGTTCCGTCCGCATCTGTGCGCGGAGCTTCGCGTCCAGGTTCGAGAGCGGCTCGTCCATCAGGAACACCTCGGGTTCGCGGACGATGGCGCGGCCGAGTGCGACACGCTGCTGTTGCCCACCCGACAGCTCGCCGGGCTTGCGTTCGAGCAGCTCGTCGATGTCGAGCATCGCTGCGGCCTCGTCGACCTGGCCCCGGATGGCGTCCTTCGAGAGGTCCGTCGACTCTTCGAGACCGAAGCTCATGTTCTGGCGGACGCTCATATGTGGGTAGAGCGCGTAGGACTGGAACACCATCGCGATGTCCCGTTCCTTCGGGCGTTTGCCCGACAGGGAGGTCGTCCCGAGGCGGATGTCGCCTTCGGAGATGCTCTCCAGCCCGGCGATCATCCGGAGCGTCGTCGACTTCCCACAGCCGGAGGGACCGACGAGGACGAGAAACTCCCCGTCTTCGATGTCTACGGAGACGCCGTCGACTGCGACGACGTCGTCGAAGCGTTTCGTGACCGAATCGAGTGTGAGTTCTGCCATTAGGTTTCACCTGCGACGCCTTTCGCGAACTGTTCACCGAACAGGACGTAGATGACGAGCGTCGGGAGCGCCGCGACGAACGCGCCCGCCATCTGGACGTTGTACTGCTGAACCATCGACCCCTTCAGCGTGTTGAGGGCGATGGTGACCGGTGCGTTGGCCGGGTCGCTCACGAGTACCAGCGCGAACAACAGGTCGTTCCAGATATTCGTGAACTGGTAGATGAGTGCGACCGCGAACATGGGTTTCGACAGCGGCAGGACGATCTTCCGGTAGATGCGTGCCGGCGTCGCCCCGTCGAGCCGTGCGGCCTCCAGCATCTCCGTGTCCAAGGAGAGGTAGTAGCCCCGGAAGAGCACGGTACAGATGGGGATGCCGTACGCGGTGTGTGTCACCGCGAGTTCGACGAGACCCGCGCGCTCGGCGACGAACGGGATGAACGACAGCAGACTGGCGACGTCGACCATCGCCCAGAAGCGCGTCAGCGGCACCAGAACGGACTGGTACGGGATGAACACGCCGGCGACGAACAGAGAGAGGACACCGACCTGGTACTTCCAGTTCAGGTTGGTCATGCCGTAGGCCGCCATCGAGCCGAACAGTGCCGACAGAACCGTCGCCGGCACCGCGAAGAGGAGGCTGTTGAACAGCCCCGGCGCGAGCCGGTCGAAGGCGTTGCCCCACGGCTCGAAGGTGAAGCCGCCAGCCGGTGGCGGCGCGAACGGCGTCGTACTGAAGAACGCGTCCTGCGTCTTCAGTGCGGTCATCAGGCCCGTTTCGAGCGGGGAGAGGTAGAACGCCACCATCACGAGGAGGACGGCGTAGACGCTCACCCGGCCGAGGTCGAGTTGTTTTGGATCGAAAGACGTACTCATAGTTCACCTCGCTGGTACTGCCGGTAGAGGTAGGGTGCGATGACGCCGAGTGCCATCGCGAAGAGGACGGTCGCGATACCCGAGCCGTACGACCAGTTGGTCGACATGAACGCCTCGCGGAACATCATGACCGAGAGGATGTCCACCGACGGGCCGGGGTTCGGACCGAACATCACGAACAGGAAGTCGAAGGCCTTGAGCGCGAACACCATCAGGACGACGGCGGCGCTCGTGGTCGACGACCGCAGCTGCGGGATGATGACGCGCCAGTACATCCGAACCGTCGACGCGCCGTCGACCTTGGCGGCCTCGTACTGGTCGTCCGGGATGGCCTGTAGACCGGCCAGATAGACGACCATCGCGTAGCCGGAGAACTGCCACATCAACGCGAATATCACGGCTCCTAACTTGAACTGCGGGTCTGAGAGCCACGTCTGTGTGAACGCGCCCAATCCCACGGCCCGAAGCGTCTCGTTGACGAGGCCGATGGTCGGGTTGTACATCCACGACCAGAAGATGGCCGTGACGACGAATGAGAGGCTCATCGGCAGCAGGTAGATGACGCGGAACGTGTTGTCGAAGCGGACGCCCTGGTCGATGAGAATCGCCAGGAGGAGGCCCAACACGAGCGTCACGACCGTGAACGCGACGAGCAGTGCGACCGTGTTACGGGTGGCGACGAAGAAGTTCGACGTCGGGTCGGCGAGTTCGCCCGCCATCCGGACGTACACCGAGAGGTCGAAGTTCGAATACTCGGGCTGGCCGAGTCCCTCCCAGTCGGTCAGGGAGATGACGCCGTTCCACACGACCGCGCCGTAGACGAACAGCACGACGAGGAACGCAGGCGGTCCCCAGAAGGGCAGCGACTGGACGAACTCGCTGTCGAGGACCGAGCCGCTGTCGCTGTCGCTCTCGGCCGCCATCGCCGACTCGGCGACGCCGCCGTCGGTTCGGACCGCGTCACCGTCGTCGGTTCGAACGTCCGCACTGCCGGTCACGCGCTCACTTCCACCGTCGCCGTCGCCGACGCTGGCACGGATGCGACTGCACGCACGAAAGAAAGGTCGGAACATGGGGCCGCGTTAGACGTCGAAGGCGGCGACGAGTTCGTCGTAGGTCCGGTCGACGTCGCCGGACTCGAGGAAGCTCGCGAACGCGCCTTCGATGTTGCTCTTGACCTCGGGTCGCACCGCCGTTCCGTGGGCGATGGTCGCCGGCTGTTCGTTGGAGTTCGAGAAGTCCTCGCTCTGGGTCTGCAGGAACGGACCGAACTCGTCCATCGAGACGTCGGTCCGCGGCGGGATGGAACCCTTCCGCGTGTTGAACCGGACCTGCGCGTCCTTCGTCCCGCAGTAGGTCAGGAACTTCTCGGTCAGGTCGGGCGAGGGGTTGTTCGTCGGGTAGACGAACGAGTCGATGACGAGCGAGTAGACGCCCGACGTGCCGGGGAACGAGGTGTTGCCCCAGTCGGTGTCGTACTCGAAGTCCGAGGCTGCGTTGTACTGGCCAGCAGCCCAGTCACCCTGGTGGATGAACGCGGCCTCGCCGTTGACGACCATCGAGTTCCCTTGGTCCCACGAGATGGAACCGGAGTCCTCGGGGTAGTGCTCGCTGTACTGGTTGAGCCGTTCGAGCGCGGCCTTGACCTCGTCTTCGAGGCTCTCGACGTCGCCGTTCGTGAACGTCTCGAAGGCACCGACGCCCTGCTCGCCGATGAAGATGGTCTCCCAGAGCTGGACCGTCGACCACGGCGACTGGGTCTGGTGGGCCATCGGGACGGCGTTCGTCTCCTGGGCGATGGTGTCGAGTGCGTCCGCCAGCTGGTTCGGGTCGTTGATGCTCTCGGGGTCGACGCCCGCGCTCTCGACGACCGACTTGTTGTAGAAGAGGTTGTTCAGTCGGTGGATGTTGATGGGCACGGAGACGTAGTTCTCCGTTCCGGCTCGCGCCACCGACTTGACGCCGTCGAGGTAGGCGTCCTTCATGTTGTTCTGTCCCCAGACGCTGTCGCTGATGTCGGTCAGCAGGTCGGCGTCGGTGTACGGATACAGTGCCTTACCGGGCCAGATCTGGAAGGTCGACGGCGGATTCTCGTTGAGGACGCGGTTCTTGATGACCGTGTCCAGCGCGCTGCCCGCGCCGCCGGGTGCGGGGTTGTTCTCGACTTCGGCGTCCGGATACTCCTCCTGGAAGCCTTCGAGGAGTGCCTGCAGTGCCTCCTGCTCGCCACCGGCGGTCCACCAGTGGACGATTTCGAAGGTGTTGCTACCGCTGCCGCCGTCGCCACTGCCGCCGTCTGTGTCGCCGTCGCCGCCGTCACCGTCCGTGGCTCCGCCGTCGCCACCGTCGCCACCATCTCCGCCGCCTGTACATCCTGCGAGTCCTGTCATACCGGCCATCCCCGCCACGCCAGTCGCCTTCACGACCGAGCGACGAGAAAGCCTGTCAGTGTCTTCGTCTGTCATTGTTATTCAACCGTGTGTCCCGTTCTCACTAAACTGACAGCCACACTTAAGCATTGCTGAAATTAACACGATTCCGAGTAGCACATTTTGCTCCGGTGTTGAGAGAATAAGTCTTTTAACGCCTTAGACGCCCATTTACGGGCGTATAGGCGTGTTACGTGATGTTTTCTCACACGTTTCTGCCGGGCCGCCTCTCGGCGTCGTTCGGGCGGTCAGCCGGTCGGCCAGTGGTGCCACTACGCGCCGGTACCGATGGCTTTTACGCGGCTTGTTCCGTGGTGTCGCGCATGAGCGAGGACTTCAGAACCGAACGTGATAGCCTCGGAGAGATGCAGGTACCCTCGGACGCCTACTGGGGTGCCCAGACCCAACGCGCGGTCGAGAACTTCCCCATCTCCGGTATCACCTTCGGCCGACGCTTCGTCCGCGCGCTCGGCGTCGTCAAGAAGGCGGCTGCGCAGGCGAACCGCGACCTCGGACTCGTCGACGACGACAAGGCCGAGGCCATCATCGAGGCCGCCGACGAGGTCATCGCCGGCGAGCACGACGACCAGTTCCCGGTCGACGTCTTCCAGACCGGCTCCGGAACGTCCTCGAACATGAACGCCAACGAGGTCATCGCCAACCGCGCCGCCGAGATCATGGGCGCGGAGATCGGCGACCGCGTCGTCCACCCGAACGACCACGTCAACTACGGCCAGTCGTCGAACGACGTCATCCCGACGGCGATGCACGTCTCGGCACTCGAAGCCGTCGAGAAGGACCTCTTCCCCGCGCTCGACACGCTCCGCGAGGCACTCGAAGCCAAAGAGGAGGAGTTCGACGACGTCGTCAAGACTGGCCGGACACACTTGCAGGACGCCACGCCCGTCACGCTGGGCCAGGAGTTCGGCGGCTACAAGACGCAGGTCGAGAAGGGGCTGGCCCGCCTCGACTACGTCCGTGACCATCTCGGCGAACTGGCCCTCGGCGGCACCGCCGTCGGCACCGGTCTCAACACCCACCCCGAGTTCCCGGCCAAGGCGGCCGAATACATCTCCGAGGAGACCGGCGTCGCCTTCCGCGAGGCCGACAACCACTTCGAGGCACAGGCCGCCCACGACGCCATGAGCGAGGCCCACGGCGCGCTTCGCACGGTCGCCGGCAGCCTGAACAAGATCGCCAACGACCTTCGACTCCTGGCCTCCGGCCCGCGCAACGGTCTCGGCGAGATCGAACAGCCGGAGAACCAGCCCGGCTCCTCGATCATGCCCGGCAAGATCAACCCCGTCGTCGCCGAGGCAGTCAATCAGGTCCACAAGCAGGTCGTCGGCAACGACGCCGCCATCTCTGCCGGTGCTGCGGAGGGCCAGATCGACCTGAACCTCTACAAGCCGGTGCTCGCGCACAACTTCCTCGAATCGGCACAGTTGCTCTCGAACTCCGCCGACGTGTTCGCCGAGCGGTTCGTCGCGAAGCTCGAAGCCAACGAGGAGCACTGCGCCGACCAGGTCGAGCGCAGCATGGCACTGGCGACGGCACTCAACCCCGCCATCGGCTACGACAAGGCCTCGAAGGTCGCAAAGAAGGCACTCGCCGACAACAAGACGGTGAAGGAGGTCGTCGTCGACGAGGGCTATCTGAGCGAGGAGGAGGCCGAGGACGTGCTCGACCCCGAGAAGATGACGCACCGGGGCATTCTGGGACAGGACGACTGAGCGACACCTGAAGGCACGCGTTTTATCGCGTGCCACTCAGCAGCCGCGGAGGTGAGGACGACTAAGCGACGCCACACTGGCGCGCGTCTCGTCGCGCGCCTCGTGCAGTCGCGGTGGTGAGGACGACTAAGCGACACGCGTCCTTGCGCGTCTCGTCGAGCAAGACGCGCCAGTCGCAATGGTGAGTGTGACCAAGCGACACCCCACCACCGCGCGCGACAGCTAATTTCTCTCTCCGCCGTCCGTCCGAACCGGCGGGATGTGCAGTATGCTAGCACGTCTTGAAACATCGTAATCGGGAGGCGGCGTAGACCTTCGGTTTTGTCCGCTAGAGCGGCAACAAGCGACATTTTGAAGGCACGCGAAGTAGTTCTTTCAGGTATGCCTGGGGTGAACCTCCATCGGGAGACAAAAGGTCGGGAACTGCTCGTATGCCGAAAGTGTGGAACACGCTTCCCAGAAGGGAAGGCGACACAGGACGGCTGGTACTATCGCTGTCCCGAAGACGGCTGTGACGCGGAGGGAATCGGCGAGGGGCTGCGCCGACTCCGCGCCGACGAAGCCTAAGCACAACCGGCCTTCGGCCGCGAACGACGCCCACCACGTGGGGGAGACGCCGGTGGGTTCACTTCTCCGTTTTCCGACCCCGTAGTCCCCACCAGTTCACCCCGCTTCGCTCCCTGACTCCCGACGTGCAGACTGAACCATTTTTACTCCCCCCGCGCACAACCAGAGACAATGACCGAGTACGATTACGAGGAGCTCGGACTCGTCGCGGGGCTGGAGATTCACCAGCAGCTCGACACCGCGACGAAGCTCTACTGCCAGTGTCCGACCGACCGACGTGAGCCCGAGGAGGCCACGCGGGCGTTCACCCGCTATCTCCATCCGACGAAGAGCGAACTCGGCGAGATCGACGACGCCGCGCTCGAAGAGAGCCGCGTCGACCGCGAGTTCGAGTATCTCGCCTTCGACTCTACCTGTCTCGTCGAGGAGGACGACGAACCGCCGCACCACATCGACGACGAGGCACTCGACGTGACGATGCAGATCGCCGCGATGCTCGATATGTCCGTCGTCGACCAGGCGCACGTGATGCGCAAGCTCGTCGTCGACGGCTCGAACACGTCGGGCTTCCAGCGCACGACGCTCGTCGGCCAGGACGGCCAACTCCAGACGAGCGACGGCCCGGTCGGCGTCGAGGACCTGCTGCTCGAAGAGGAGTCGGCGGGCCGCGTCGAGGAGACCGACGACGGCGTCCGCTACAGCCTCGACCGACTCGGCATTCCGCTCGTCGAGATCGGCACCAGCCCGGACATCTCCTCGCCCGAGCAGGCCCGCGAGGCCGCCGAGCGGATCGGGATGCTCCTGCGCTCGACCGGAAAGGTCAAGCGCGGTCTCGGCACCATCCGCCAGGACGTCAACGTCTCTATCGCCGACGGCGCGCGCGTCGAGATGAAGGGTGTTCAGTCGCTCGACGACATCGAGGACCTCGTCCGGCTCGAAGTCCAGCGACAGGTCGAACTCCTCGAAATCCGCGACGAACTGCAGGCCCGCGACGCCCACGTCGGCGAGACGCAGGACGTCACCGCGACCTTCGAGGGCACCGAGAGCGGCGTCATCAAGGGCGCGCTCGACGGCGGGAAGGTCACGGCCGTCCCCCTCTACGGCTTCGACGGACTCGTCGGCCACGAACTCCAGCCTGACCGCCGCCTCGGCACGGAGTTCTCCGACCACGCCAAACGCCACGGCGCGGGCGGCATCTTCCACACCGACGAACTGCCAGCCTACGGCGTCACGGCCGAAGAAGTCGACGCGCTGAAGGAAGCGGTCGGCGCGGGCGACGACGACGCGGTCGCCATCGTCGCGGCCGACACCGAGACGGCAGAGCTGGCCATCGAGGCGGTCAAAGAGCGCGCCGAGACGGCCATCGAGGGCGTCCCGGAGGAGACCCGCGGTGCCAACGACGACGCGACGACGCGCTACCTCCGACCGCTGCCCGGCGCGGCGCGGATGTATCCCGAGACGGACGTGCCGCCCGTCGAACCCGACCCCTCGGAGGTCGAGATTCCGGAACTCCTCACCGAGCGCGTCGAGCGGTATCAAGAGGAGTTCGGTCTCGGTGCCGGTCTGGCGGAGCAGGTCGCCTTCGGCCGTCGGATGCCGCTGTTCGAGACGGCCGTCGCCGAGGGTATCGACGCGACGCTCGCCGCCGGAACCCTGGAGTCGACGACGACGGAACTCCGCCGGGACGACGTGGCCGTCGAGAACCTCACCGACGACCATCTGCTCGGCGTGCTGCGACTCGTCGATGACGGCGACCTCGCAAAGGAGGGCGTCGTCGACGTGCTGACCGTCCTCGCGGAGAACCCCGGCCTGACAGCCGAGGAAGCCGTCGAGGAGGCCGGTCTCTCCGGCGTCGACGAGGCCGAGGTCCGCGCTGCGGTCCAGGAGGTCGTCGACCGCAACGAGGAACAGGTCGAAGAACAGGGCATGGGCGCGTTCTCGGCACTCATGGGCGAGGCGATGGGCGCGCTCCGCGGGAAGGCCGACGGCGAGATCGTCAGTTCGACCCTCCGCGAAGAGATCCAGAAGCGCGCCTGAGTAGCGGCGAGGAATTTTCTTCACCCCTGCGCCCGACTGCCCAGCCATGGCAATCTTCTACGAGGACCTGGCGGTCGGAGAGGTCGAGGAGTTCGGCGCGTACGACGTCACCGAAGCGGAGTTACTGGCGTTCGCCGAACAGTACGACCCCCAGTGGTTCCACGTCGACAAGGAGCGCGCCGAGGCGGAGTCGATGTACGGCGGTCTCATCACGAGCGGCTGGCACACTGCGTCGATGACGATGCGGATGCTCGTCGACCACCACTTCTCGGAGGCCGTCTCGCTCGGTGCGAAGGGCATACACGAAATCCGTTGGCGTGTGCCGGTCCGCGCTGGCGACACGCTCTCCGTCCGCACCGAGATTCTGGAGAAAGAAGTCGAGACACCGAGTCGCGGTGTGGTCGTCACCAAGGCGGAGACGCTGAATCAGGCCGACGAGGTCGTGATGCGACAGGTCTCGGAAGTGATGTACGCCCGGCGCGACGGGGAGTGACCGGGAGCAAAGAAGGGGCGGGATACGACGGAGAACCAGACTGGACCGGACTGGACCGGACCGCGTCAGTGGTTCCAGCGGTCCTCTCGGTCCAGTTCGTCCAGCAGTTCGCCGCGCTCTTCCAGCTGCTCGTTCGCCCGGCGGAACAGTCCGAGCAGGGTGTTGATCTCGCGGTCGGTCGGATGCGCGCGGCCGACGAGCCGACGCATCATCAGCCTCGTCCGGTCGCGCTGGTGCTCGGGGAAATGTGAGTTCTCGAGGAACTGCTCGAAGAAGTCGTAGAACCGTTCGATGTCTTGCTCCGGTGCGCGAGCGTGCTCGACGTCTGGCAGCTGCGTCTCCTCGACGGTCAGGTCACGGAGTTCGTAGAGGGTGACTGTCGCGGCCTGTCCGAGATTGAGAATCGGATACCGGCCGTCGGCGGGAATCGAGGCTACCTCGTCCAGTCGGCGGAGTTCGTCGTTGTTCAGGCCCTTCCCCTCGCGGCCGAAGACGAGTGCCGTCTGCGTGTCGACGCGCTTCAGGTCCTCTTTCAGTTCGACGGGCGTCTTGAACGGGAAGCGGTCGTGGCTGTAGCTCGACTCGTTGGTGATGCCGGTAAAGCCCACCGTGTGGTAGTTCTCGACGACCTCGTCGAACGTGACCGTCTCGGCGTTGGGGAGGACGTCCTCGCGGGCGTGGCCGGCGAAGCCGTAGGCCTCGCCGTCGGGGTCGAACTCCGGGGGGTCGACCAGCTTGAGGTCGTACAGCCCGAAGTTCTTCATCGCCCGAGCGATGGTGCCGACGTTGCCGGGCGTCTCGGGTTCGACAACGACGACGACGGGCTTGTGCTGTCGTGGCCCGTGTCCGTTTTCGTTCTCCGGTTGCTCCTCGTCGCTCATTTCGTCGGATACTCGGTGTCGAGGTCGAGGTCGTCCGTGTCCACCGCTTGGGACTCCTGTCGCATCGCCTCACGTTCCTCTTTCGGGATGATCTCGATGCGCCGCCCCTCGAAGTTCTCGTTCAGCCGCTGGTGGAGTTCGTTCGCGTCCGGCGGCGTCGGGAGCTCGTCGGGGTCGGTCTCGACGTACTCCATGCCGACGTAGTCCTCCGGCGCGCGGCCGCCGTCGGCGAACCACAGATGGAACTCGTCGCGGAACTCCTCTTCACCGGCGAGTTCGTCGCCGCCCTCCTCGCGGAACCAGTAGAGGAAGTGGGGTTCGTGGCGGTCACAGAGGAGCAGTTCGTCGCCCGGTTCGCCGTAGACGATGGTCGCCTGGTTACACCGTTTCTTGTCGGCTTCGCCGTGAACCAGATAGCAGGCGTCACACGGCTCCTCGACGAGATACGAGAGCCGGATCAGTCGCTTCCGCTGATCCTCGGGGATGTCGTCGAGCGGTTTGAACTCGCCCGCCTCGTCGAAGATGTCGGCCTCATCGAACCGCCAGCCGCGGAGCCCGACGCTGACTTTTGCCATACTGCGAGGCTAGCGGGTCGGCGGATAAAAAGAGCGTGTCTTCACTGTCTGTCCGGCCGGGACTGTCGACACCGGCCACACGCGGGGTTCGCCGCCCGATCTCCTCGCCAAACGTTCCGTTTATCGTGGTCTCAAACCGTCTAACCGCCGCCGACGCTGTCGGACGTCTCGTTACCCGGCGTAAAACTATTCGGCGAATCGTCGTCGGTCAGACCGGGATTTCCATGCAGAGTCGCTCAGCCGAGGGGACGCGAGACGGACAGTCGAGCGGTGACCGACAGACGGAGGTCGCCGTCGGCCGACGGACCGCACTGAAACTGACCGGCGTACTCGGTGCCACTGTCGTCGGTGGGCTCGGGACCGGGACCGGGGTGGCGAGTGCTCAGTCCGCGGCGTGGACTGTGGTCGTCGTCCCGGACACACAGAAGTACGCCCGACGTTCGTCGTTAGTCTCCTACGCGCAGGACCAGACCGACTGGATCGCGGCCAACCTCGCGACGGAGAACATCGTCTTCGTGACGCACGAGGGCGACTGGGTCGACGACGGAAGCAACCGCACCGAGTGGGAGCGGATGGATACGGTCTGGAACGCCATCGAGGGCGACGTCCCCTACGCCGCCGCCATCGGCGACCACGACTACGCCGTCGAGGAGGACCGAAGCTCGTCGACCGCGAACTACCGCGAGTTCTTCGGCGAGGCCCGCTACGGGGGCTACAGCTGGTTCGGCGGGTCGGCACCGAACGACCTCAGCCACTACCAGTACTTCTCGGCCGGGGGGTACGACTTCCTCCACATCGACCTGGAGTGGGAGGCTCCGGGCGACCCGACCGACGCGACGTCGGCCGTCGGTTGGGCGCAGGGCGTCCTCGATGCCCACCCCGACACTCCGACCATCATCACGACACACTCCTATCTGTGGGACGAGCCCGGCGAAGAGGGTCGGACCACGTTCGTCCAGGAGAACAGCAACGACGGCAACTCCGGCGAGCAGCTCTTTCGGAAGCTCGTCGAGCCCAACCCACAGGTGTTCATGACCTTCAACGGTAACTTCCACGAGGCCGGGGGCAGCGACAACGGCGAGTGGACACAGGTCTCGCAGAACGCTGC is a window from the Halogranum gelatinilyticum genome containing:
- a CDS encoding AGE family epimerase/isomerase — its product is MDDALADSRFADPVWLREHREAVIDFYYPTCMDDERGGYVAQLTEETGEVYDGDAKHLVATCRFVVNFCRLARDGGPDWALPAAEHGVDFLLNAHRADDGGYHWLLDGTEPVDSHRSAYGHAFALLALAEATSVGIDGAREALDETYEVVDEHFWEASQGLCRSDLDADWEPQESYRGQNANMHACEAHLAAYDATGDERYLDRATRIARRLTVDLAGETGGRIWEHYTTDWTHDFDYNRDDKRHQFRPWGYQPGHHAEWAKLLTELSHHTDATWPLERAEDLFAHTVGDGWDDEHGGLVYTHNPDGETIVADKYGWPVAEAIGAAARLADATGEEWYVEWYDRLWTYAVENLVAPGGNWYAKLTPDNEPVDTDDGPAVEPGYHPVGAVEASLAVFDE
- a CDS encoding ABC transporter ATP-binding protein; this encodes MAELTLDSVTKRFDDVVAVDGVSVDIEDGEFLVLVGPSGCGKSTTLRMIAGLESISEGDIRLGTTSLSGKRPKERDIAMVFQSYALYPHMSVRQNMSFGLEESTDLSKDAIRGQVDEAAAMLDIDELLERKPGELSGGQQQRVALGRAIVREPEVFLMDEPLSNLDAKLRAQMRTELQRIQEDLDTTTVYVTHDQTEAMTMGDRIAILDGGQLQQVGTPLEVYHKPANRFVAGFIGEPSMNFFEMEVQGDRIVGDDFAYPLSDETREAVGDASHVTLGIRPEDIEVVSEATDSHDFETVVDVVEPMGNENNVYLSFSPEEEHSFVATVGGMRSVEPGQPVVARFSEDAIHIFDSETGMALRNRSLAEMESSEPRL
- a CDS encoding carbohydrate ABC transporter permease: MSTSFDPKQLDLGRVSVYAVLLVMVAFYLSPLETGLMTALKTQDAFFSTTPFAPPPAGGFTFEPWGNAFDRLAPGLFNSLLFAVPATVLSALFGSMAAYGMTNLNWKYQVGVLSLFVAGVFIPYQSVLVPLTRFWAMVDVASLLSFIPFVAERAGLVELAVTHTAYGIPICTVLFRGYYLSLDTEMLEAARLDGATPARIYRKIVLPLSKPMFAVALIYQFTNIWNDLLFALVLVSDPANAPVTIALNTLKGSMVQQYNVQMAGAFVAALPTLVIYVLFGEQFAKGVAGET
- a CDS encoding carbohydrate ABC transporter permease, with protein sequence MFRPFFRACSRIRASVGDGDGGSERVTGSADVRTDDGDAVRTDGGVAESAMAAESDSDSGSVLDSEFVQSLPFWGPPAFLVVLFVYGAVVWNGVISLTDWEGLGQPEYSNFDLSVYVRMAGELADPTSNFFVATRNTVALLVAFTVVTLVLGLLLAILIDQGVRFDNTFRVIYLLPMSLSFVVTAIFWSWMYNPTIGLVNETLRAVGLGAFTQTWLSDPQFKLGAVIFALMWQFSGYAMVVYLAGLQAIPDDQYEAAKVDGASTVRMYWRVIIPQLRSSTTSAAVVLMVFALKAFDFLFVMFGPNPGPSVDILSVMMFREAFMSTNWSYGSGIATVLFAMALGVIAPYLYRQYQRGEL
- a CDS encoding ABC transporter substrate-binding protein — translated: MTDEDTDRLSRRSVVKATGVAGMAGMTGLAGCTGGGDGGDGGDGGATDGDGGDGDTDGGSGDGGSGSNTFEIVHWWTAGGEQEALQALLEGFQEEYPDAEVENNPAPGGAGSALDTVIKNRVLNENPPSTFQIWPGKALYPYTDADLLTDISDSVWGQNNMKDAYLDGVKSVARAGTENYVSVPINIHRLNNLFYNKSVVESAGVDPESINDPNQLADALDTIAQETNAVPMAHQTQSPWSTVQLWETIFIGEQGVGAFETFTNGDVESLEDEVKAALERLNQYSEHYPEDSGSISWDQGNSMVVNGEAAFIHQGDWAAGQYNAASDFEYDTDWGNTSFPGTSGVYSLVIDSFVYPTNNPSPDLTEKFLTYCGTKDAQVRFNTRKGSIPPRTDVSMDEFGPFLQTQSEDFSNSNEQPATIAHGTAVRPEVKSNIEGAFASFLESGDVDRTYDELVAAFDV
- a CDS encoding class II fumarate hydratase, whose translation is MSEDFRTERDSLGEMQVPSDAYWGAQTQRAVENFPISGITFGRRFVRALGVVKKAAAQANRDLGLVDDDKAEAIIEAADEVIAGEHDDQFPVDVFQTGSGTSSNMNANEVIANRAAEIMGAEIGDRVVHPNDHVNYGQSSNDVIPTAMHVSALEAVEKDLFPALDTLREALEAKEEEFDDVVKTGRTHLQDATPVTLGQEFGGYKTQVEKGLARLDYVRDHLGELALGGTAVGTGLNTHPEFPAKAAEYISEETGVAFREADNHFEAQAAHDAMSEAHGALRTVAGSLNKIANDLRLLASGPRNGLGEIEQPENQPGSSIMPGKINPVVAEAVNQVHKQVVGNDAAISAGAAEGQIDLNLYKPVLAHNFLESAQLLSNSADVFAERFVAKLEANEEHCADQVERSMALATALNPAIGYDKASKVAKKALADNKTVKEVVVDEGYLSEEEAEDVLDPEKMTHRGILGQDD
- a CDS encoding HVO_2901 family zinc finger protein codes for the protein MPGVNLHRETKGRELLVCRKCGTRFPEGKATQDGWYYRCPEDGCDAEGIGEGLRRLRADEA